From the genome of Thermoanaerobaculales bacterium, one region includes:
- a CDS encoding STAS domain-containing protein codes for MKVDVRNSDDVIIVDLDGRLVLGVGDEILRDVVNELLAEDWKKIVLNLRKVTIIDSSGIGEVVASWKLAKRFGASLKLMRPAPQIHRTLRVTQILPLLEVFDSEEEAVASFHPG; via the coding sequence ATGAAGGTTGATGTCCGCAACTCCGATGACGTCATCATCGTCGACCTCGATGGCCGGCTCGTGCTCGGCGTCGGCGACGAGATCCTGCGCGACGTGGTGAACGAGCTGCTCGCCGAGGACTGGAAGAAGATCGTGCTCAACCTGCGCAAGGTCACGATCATCGACAGCTCGGGCATCGGCGAGGTGGTGGCGAGCTGGAAGCTCGCCAAGCGCTTTGGCGCTTCGCTCAAGCTGATGCGGCCGGCGCCGCAGATCCACCGCACCCTGCGCGTCACCCAGATCCTCCCGCTGCTCGAGGTTTTCGACAGCGAGGAGGAGGCCGTCGCGAGCTTTCATCCCGGCTGA
- a CDS encoding dipeptidase, with product MKLQRLTPLVALFLAAAGLPAGFAAEESSLPPAEMIARLLEEVPLIDGHNDLPWAIRERFGSRLAGVDLNDTSRLDPPLATDLRRLRAGGVGGVFWSVWVPAGLGKDEAVRTVLEQIDLVHRMAAAYPADLEIALTAAEVRRIHAAGRVASLIGAEGGHSIADSPAVLRMLYAAGARYLTLTHWDSTAWADAATAAPQHGGLTDFGAALVREMNRLGMLVDLSHVSAAAMHDALDASRAPVIFSHSCAAALNPHPRNVPDDVLRRLPANGGLVMVNFGSYFIDPRVTERVAAGEAEETRLKALHPGDLEAVQAGLDRWYAANPMPRVTISQLADHIDHIRRIAGIDHVGLGSDFDGLSSLPEGLEDVSGYPRLLAELARRGYSRDDLARVAGLNLLRAMAEAERVAATLQISEAPLERRLDDPAPPAPQPDPSH from the coding sequence GTGAAACTGCAGAGGCTGACGCCGCTGGTCGCGCTGTTCCTGGCTGCCGCCGGGCTTCCCGCCGGCTTCGCCGCCGAAGAGAGCTCGCTGCCGCCCGCCGAGATGATCGCGCGGCTGCTCGAGGAGGTGCCGCTGATCGACGGCCACAACGACCTCCCGTGGGCGATCCGGGAGCGCTTCGGCAGCCGCCTCGCCGGCGTCGACCTGAACGACACCTCGCGGCTCGATCCGCCGCTCGCCACCGACCTCCGCCGGCTGCGGGCGGGCGGCGTCGGCGGCGTGTTCTGGTCGGTGTGGGTCCCGGCAGGGCTCGGCAAGGACGAGGCGGTGCGCACGGTGCTCGAGCAGATCGACCTCGTCCATCGCATGGCGGCCGCCTACCCCGCCGACCTCGAGATCGCCCTCACCGCGGCCGAAGTCCGCCGGATCCACGCCGCGGGCCGCGTCGCGTCGCTGATCGGCGCCGAGGGCGGGCACTCGATCGCCGACTCGCCGGCGGTGCTGCGGATGCTGTACGCCGCCGGCGCCCGCTACCTGACCCTCACCCACTGGGACTCCACCGCGTGGGCGGACGCGGCGACCGCGGCCCCCCAGCACGGCGGCCTCACCGACTTCGGGGCGGCGCTGGTGCGCGAGATGAACCGGCTCGGCATGCTGGTCGACCTCTCCCACGTGTCGGCGGCGGCGATGCACGACGCCCTCGACGCGTCGCGGGCACCGGTGATCTTCTCCCACTCCTGTGCCGCCGCCCTCAACCCCCACCCCCGCAACGTCCCCGACGACGTGCTGCGCCGGCTGCCCGCGAACGGCGGGCTCGTGATGGTCAACTTCGGCTCCTACTTCATCGACCCCAGGGTGACTGAGCGGGTCGCGGCGGGAGAGGCCGAGGAGACGCGTCTGAAGGCGCTGCACCCCGGCGACCTGGAGGCCGTGCAGGCGGGCCTCGACCGCTGGTACGCCGCCAACCCGATGCCCAGGGTGACGATCTCCCAGCTCGCCGACCACATCGACCACATCCGAAGGATCGCCGGCATCGACCACGTCGGCCTCGGCTCCGACTTCGACGGCCTGTCGTCGCTCCCCGAGGGCCTCGAGGACGTCTCCGGCTACCCCAGGCTGCTCGCCGAGCTGGCCCGCCGCGGCTACTCGCGGGACGACCTCGCCCGGGTCGCCGGCCTCAACCTGCTCCGCGCGATGGCCGAGGCCGAGCGGGTCGCGGCCACGCTCCAGATCAGCGAGGCGCCGCTCGAGCGGCGCCTCGACGACCCGGCGCCGCCCGCCCCACAGCCGGACCCGAGCCACTAG
- a CDS encoding DNA polymerase III subunit chi, which produces MSRLELHPLPGSKRAAEVADLVARLHADRRRVIVWVSDEGRLKVLDEFLWTGDKLSFVPHAAWVEGADLADEPVVLVCQPVNPNRAEVLVVGDGLPPLDWAAGFAEVHDLVPAGEPGDERRAHWRALVPGAATEGPPR; this is translated from the coding sequence ATGTCCCGCCTCGAGCTCCACCCGCTGCCGGGAAGCAAGCGTGCGGCCGAGGTCGCCGACCTCGTAGCGCGGCTGCACGCCGATCGCCGCCGGGTCATCGTCTGGGTCTCCGACGAGGGCCGGCTGAAGGTCCTCGACGAGTTCCTGTGGACCGGCGACAAGCTCTCCTTCGTGCCCCACGCGGCGTGGGTCGAGGGCGCGGACCTCGCCGACGAGCCGGTCGTGCTGGTCTGCCAACCGGTGAACCCGAACCGCGCCGAGGTGCTGGTGGTCGGCGACGGGCTGCCGCCGCTCGACTGGGCGGCCGGCTTTGCAGAGGTGCACGATCTGGTGCCGGCGGGTGAGCCGGGCGACGAGCGGCGCGCCCACTGGCGGGCACTCGTCCCCGGCGCTGCAACGGAGGGCCCCCCGAGGTGA
- the murA gene encoding UDP-N-acetylglucosamine 1-carboxyvinyltransferase: protein MPTSSADGRGDDTHAYLVRGGRPVSGTFTPGGNKNAALPMLAAALLGERPVRLRNVPAIRDVRDMIELVGSLGAEASALGPGAWEIDGSPIARQQPDAALAGQIRASFLLAGPLLARWGRAVLPRPGGDRIGRRPLDTHIHAFLDFGAAVDVEPDRYVMSAPRGLTGNDIFLHEMSVMGTENAVMAAALARGTSVIRNAASEPHVQELCRLVNAMGGHVEGIGTNTLTVEGRKSLGGAELEIGPDPIEVGSFIGLAAVTGGELKITGARPAEHHRMTRLAYGRLGISWREEGDDIVVPAAQELVVREDLHGAIPKIDDGPWPAFPPDLTSIAVVLATQSRGTILIHEKMFESRLFWVDRLIAMGARIVLCDPHRVVVVGPSKLHGQVLASPDIRAGMALVIAALSAQGESVIHNIRQIERGYQDLHQRLTALGADIERVEK, encoded by the coding sequence ATGCCGACATCCAGTGCGGACGGCCGCGGCGACGACACCCATGCCTACCTGGTCCGGGGCGGGCGCCCGGTTTCCGGCACTTTCACGCCCGGCGGCAACAAGAACGCGGCACTGCCTATGCTGGCTGCGGCCCTGCTCGGCGAACGCCCGGTGCGGCTGCGCAACGTGCCCGCGATCCGCGACGTCCGCGACATGATCGAGCTCGTCGGCAGCCTCGGCGCCGAGGCGAGCGCCCTCGGCCCCGGCGCCTGGGAGATCGATGGTTCGCCGATCGCGCGCCAGCAGCCGGACGCCGCGCTGGCCGGGCAGATCCGGGCCTCCTTCCTGCTCGCCGGCCCGCTGCTCGCCCGCTGGGGCCGCGCGGTGCTGCCGCGGCCCGGCGGCGACCGCATCGGGCGGCGCCCGCTCGACACCCACATCCACGCCTTCCTCGACTTCGGCGCTGCGGTCGACGTCGAGCCCGACCGGTACGTGATGAGCGCCCCGCGCGGGCTCACCGGGAACGACATCTTCCTGCACGAGATGAGCGTCATGGGCACCGAGAACGCGGTGATGGCGGCAGCGCTCGCACGCGGCACCTCGGTGATCCGCAACGCGGCGTCCGAGCCCCACGTCCAGGAGCTGTGCCGCCTCGTCAACGCGATGGGCGGCCACGTCGAGGGCATCGGCACCAACACGCTCACCGTCGAGGGGAGGAAGAGCCTGGGCGGGGCCGAGCTCGAGATCGGCCCCGACCCGATCGAGGTCGGCAGCTTCATCGGCCTCGCCGCCGTGACCGGTGGCGAGCTCAAGATCACCGGCGCCCGGCCGGCGGAGCACCACCGGATGACCCGGCTGGCCTACGGCCGGCTGGGGATCTCCTGGCGAGAGGAGGGGGACGACATCGTGGTCCCGGCGGCCCAGGAGCTGGTGGTCCGCGAGGATCTCCACGGCGCCATCCCGAAGATCGACGACGGACCGTGGCCGGCCTTCCCACCCGACCTGACGAGCATCGCGGTGGTGCTGGCGACCCAGTCCCGCGGCACCATCCTGATCCACGAGAAGATGTTCGAGAGCCGGCTGTTCTGGGTCGACCGCCTGATCGCCATGGGGGCCCGGATCGTGCTCTGCGACCCCCACCGGGTGGTGGTCGTGGGGCCGTCGAAGCTGCACGGCCAGGTGCTGGCGAGCCCGGACATCCGCGCCGGCATGGCGCTGGTGATCGCCGCGCTGAGCGCCCAGGGCGAGAGCGTGATCCACAACATTCGCCAGATCGAGCGTGGCTACCAGGACCTGCACCAGCGCCTGACCGCCCTCGGTGCGGACATCGAGCGGGTCGAGAAGTAG
- a CDS encoding TerC family protein — protein sequence MSAAMWSQMWPWIAFGALVAVMLTLDLAFFHRSGVHRSTRASAAWSALFVGVGLSFAVVVGLSRGTDAAFQYLTAFLIEESLSVDNLFVFLALFTYFGVPRDYQHRVLFWGIVGAIVMRGVFITAGVALIHTFHWLIYLLGVLLIATGAKLGLGKGEEVHPERNFVVRWASRVLPVDRAYHGDHFTVRKDGRLRFTPLLLVLLAVESTDLMFAVDSVPAVLAVSQDVFVVYTSNVFAVIGLRAIYSLLSGALGALRFLRPALALILVLVGVKMLLSGVVEVPTLLSLAVVGAILVGATVLSLLSPGRPADPGA from the coding sequence ATGTCCGCCGCCATGTGGAGCCAGATGTGGCCCTGGATCGCCTTCGGAGCGCTGGTCGCAGTGATGCTGACCCTCGACCTGGCGTTCTTCCACCGCAGCGGCGTGCATCGCAGCACGCGCGCGAGCGCGGCCTGGAGCGCCCTGTTCGTCGGCGTCGGGCTGTCCTTCGCGGTGGTCGTGGGCCTCTCCCGGGGCACCGACGCGGCGTTCCAGTACCTGACCGCGTTCCTGATCGAGGAGTCGCTGTCGGTCGACAACCTGTTCGTCTTCCTCGCCCTGTTCACCTACTTCGGCGTGCCGCGCGACTACCAGCACCGGGTGCTGTTCTGGGGCATCGTCGGCGCGATCGTCATGCGCGGGGTGTTCATCACCGCCGGCGTCGCCCTGATCCACACCTTCCACTGGCTGATCTACCTGCTCGGCGTGCTGCTGATCGCCACCGGGGCGAAGCTCGGCCTCGGCAAGGGCGAGGAGGTGCACCCGGAGCGCAACTTCGTGGTGCGCTGGGCGAGCCGGGTGCTGCCGGTGGACCGGGCGTACCACGGCGACCACTTCACGGTCCGCAAGGACGGCCGGCTGCGCTTCACGCCGCTCCTGCTGGTGCTGCTGGCGGTCGAGAGCACCGACCTGATGTTCGCGGTGGACTCGGTCCCCGCCGTGCTGGCGGTGAGCCAGGACGTGTTCGTCGTCTACACCTCGAACGTGTTTGCGGTCATCGGCCTGCGGGCGATCTACTCGCTGCTGTCCGGTGCGCTCGGCGCGCTGCGCTTCCTGCGCCCGGCCCTGGCGCTGATCCTGGTGCTGGTGGGCGTCAAGATGCTGCTGTCGGGCGTGGTCGAGGTCCCGACCCTGCTGTCGCTGGCGGTGGTCGGCGCGATCCTGGTCGGCGCCACGGTGCTGTCGCTGCTGAGCCCGGGCCGCCCGGCCGACCCCGGCGCCTGA
- a CDS encoding NifU family protein, which yields MITLTEAARQKIGEYVSGAGAECHGVRIRALRAGSHTFRYQIQLLREVDIEPGDARLPFAGFTVFLDKQTAEWMEGATIDFLTVDGGSGFQIDNPAASPRWEDPVCQKVQKVIDEKVMPVVGAHGGWVELDRVEGNTAYVHLGGGCQGCASASFTLSQGIASAITAEVEEIKHVVDETDHHAGGHPYYSS from the coding sequence ATGATCACGCTGACCGAGGCCGCGCGACAGAAGATCGGGGAGTACGTGAGCGGCGCCGGCGCCGAGTGCCACGGCGTGCGAATCCGGGCGCTGCGGGCCGGCTCGCACACCTTCCGCTACCAGATCCAGCTCCTGCGCGAGGTCGACATCGAGCCGGGCGACGCCCGCCTGCCGTTCGCGGGGTTCACGGTCTTCCTCGACAAGCAGACCGCCGAGTGGATGGAGGGCGCGACGATCGACTTCCTGACGGTCGACGGCGGCTCCGGGTTCCAGATCGACAACCCGGCCGCCTCACCCCGCTGGGAGGACCCGGTCTGTCAGAAGGTCCAGAAGGTCATCGACGAGAAGGTGATGCCGGTGGTCGGCGCGCACGGCGGCTGGGTCGAGCTCGATCGGGTCGAAGGCAACACCGCCTACGTCCATCTCGGCGGCGGATGTCAGGGCTGCGCGAGCGCCTCGTTCACGCTCTCCCAGGGGATCGCCTCGGCGATCACCGCGGAGGTCGAGGAGATCAAGCACGTGGTCGACGAGACTGACCACCACGCCGGCGGCCACCCCTACTACTCGTCCTGA
- a CDS encoding HRDC domain-containing protein, whose translation MLPELRPIWADTPDGVRRAASACAAVGRFALDTEADSLHSYFHKVCLIQVSAGSQHFVVDPLPLQPADLDPLWRVVANPALTVVMHGADYDVRIIDRDYGARVGRLEDTQIMAQLLGEERTGLAHLLEREFGVELDKRHQRADWGARPLAPELVAYAAADTAFLIELAQRLHDRLEALGRRSWAIEECARLAAVRHEEATPDPLAFERVKGARALKGRARDRLHELYCWRDEESRRLDLPPFKVLGNRPMIELAAVPPEGTAELARVPGIGPRFARRWGGEVLRRLEHPRGAPQHRRAQHASPPSATERRRLQRLVEVRDEVAARLGLQPGLVCPRATLQAIAAAPGAGSALNAAGLSGWRRELLGESFVAALTEPS comes from the coding sequence ATGCTCCCAGAGCTCAGACCGATCTGGGCGGACACCCCGGACGGCGTCCGCCGCGCGGCCTCCGCGTGCGCCGCCGTCGGCCGTTTCGCGCTCGACACCGAGGCCGATTCCCTGCACTCCTACTTCCACAAGGTCTGCCTGATCCAGGTCTCGGCCGGCAGCCAGCACTTCGTCGTCGACCCGCTGCCCCTCCAGCCGGCGGATCTGGACCCGCTGTGGCGGGTGGTCGCCAACCCGGCGCTGACGGTCGTGATGCACGGCGCGGACTACGACGTGCGGATCATCGATCGCGACTACGGCGCGCGCGTCGGCAGGCTCGAGGACACCCAGATCATGGCGCAGCTGCTCGGCGAGGAGCGGACCGGCCTCGCCCATCTCCTCGAGCGCGAGTTCGGTGTCGAGCTGGACAAGCGGCACCAGCGCGCCGACTGGGGGGCCCGGCCGCTGGCGCCGGAGCTCGTCGCTTATGCGGCGGCCGACACCGCCTTCCTGATCGAGCTTGCGCAGAGGCTGCACGATCGTCTCGAGGCCCTCGGCCGGCGGTCCTGGGCGATCGAGGAGTGCGCTCGGCTCGCGGCGGTGCGCCACGAGGAGGCCACGCCCGACCCACTCGCGTTCGAGCGGGTCAAGGGCGCCCGTGCGCTCAAGGGCCGGGCCCGCGACCGGCTGCACGAGCTCTACTGCTGGCGCGACGAGGAGTCCCGCCGCCTCGACCTGCCGCCGTTCAAGGTGCTCGGCAACCGGCCGATGATCGAGCTGGCGGCGGTGCCGCCGGAGGGCACCGCCGAGCTCGCGCGGGTCCCGGGGATCGGCCCGCGCTTCGCCCGCCGCTGGGGAGGTGAGGTGTTGCGACGCCTCGAGCACCCGCGAGGCGCCCCGCAGCACCGTCGCGCCCAGCACGCCTCGCCGCCCTCGGCCACCGAGCGCCGCCGGCTCCAGCGCCTCGTCGAGGTGCGCGACGAGGTTGCCGCCCGTCTCGGCCTCCAGCCCGGACTGGTCTGCCCCCGGGCGACCCTGCAGGCGATCGCGGCCGCGCCCGGCGCCGGCTCGGCCCTGAATGCCGCGGGCCTGTCGGGGTGGCGGCGCGAGCTGCTCGGGGAGAGCTTCGTGGCCGCGCTCACGGAGCCGTCGTGA
- a CDS encoding alpha/beta hydrolase, whose amino-acid sequence MTVPEPRDSAWIDWGGDGPALHLAHANGFPAGCYRSLVRRLVPSFHVVSFEARPLWCPDDPATLPGWQPMAEDLRAELRRRGLRGILGVGHSLGGTLTALAAAAEPEAFSALVLIDPVLFTWPRSWLWAAMQRLGRAHRFALVRGARGRRVHWPDVDAVRTAYRGRRTFAGWAPEAFEDYLGAGFVAASGGGVRLRYPREWEARIFETCPADVWRRLARIPVPVLFLRGERSATFLRSAARRGARRIADAKLVEVPGSSHFLPFERPEEAVREIVRFAAEVSR is encoded by the coding sequence GTGACCGTGCCCGAGCCGCGCGACAGCGCGTGGATCGACTGGGGCGGCGACGGGCCCGCGCTCCACCTCGCGCACGCCAACGGCTTTCCGGCAGGCTGCTACCGGAGCCTGGTCCGCCGGCTGGTGCCGTCGTTTCACGTGGTGTCGTTCGAGGCCCGCCCCCTGTGGTGTCCTGACGATCCGGCGACCCTGCCGGGGTGGCAGCCGATGGCCGAAGACCTGCGAGCCGAGCTGCGGCGCCGGGGATTGCGCGGCATCCTCGGCGTTGGCCACAGCCTGGGCGGCACCCTGACCGCGCTGGCCGCGGCGGCCGAGCCGGAGGCGTTCTCGGCGCTGGTGCTGATCGACCCGGTGCTGTTCACCTGGCCGCGCTCGTGGCTCTGGGCGGCCATGCAGCGGCTGGGGCGCGCCCACCGGTTCGCTCTGGTGCGGGGCGCCCGCGGGCGGCGCGTCCACTGGCCGGATGTCGACGCGGTGCGCACCGCCTACCGGGGCCGACGGACCTTCGCGGGCTGGGCCCCCGAGGCCTTCGAGGACTACCTCGGCGCTGGCTTCGTCGCTGCCTCCGGGGGCGGCGTGCGACTCCGCTATCCCCGGGAGTGGGAAGCGCGGATCTTCGAGACCTGCCCGGCCGACGTCTGGCGCCGGCTCGCGCGGATCCCGGTGCCGGTCCTCTTCCTGCGCGGCGAGCGATCCGCGACCTTCCTGCGATCAGCGGCGAGGCGGGGGGCGCGGCGGATCGCCGACGCGAAGCTGGTCGAGGTCCCGGGCAGCTCGCACTTCCTGCCCTTCGAGCGGCCGGAGGAGGCGGTGCGGGAGATCGTCCGCTTCGCGGCCGAGGTGAGCCGGTGA
- a CDS encoding DNA alkylation repair protein, whose protein sequence is MTGRDLDLAAVVAAARAALTARGSPERAAGAKAYLKSELDFLGVDAGGLRAAARELLEHHPELDHDQLVVLVRALWDEPVFDLRALGVALLERRHRGLGADDLELVEALLRSSGTWALVDWICTKVAAPVVARTPHADRPLERWSRDPDFWLRRASLLAQLPELRAGRGDFALFARLASGMVEEREFFIRKAIGWVLRDVSRKRPQLAFAFLAEHIDRISGLTLREGSKHLTAEQRRELQRLRSSRPEP, encoded by the coding sequence GTGACCGGCCGGGACCTCGACCTGGCGGCCGTGGTGGCGGCGGCGCGCGCCGCGCTCACTGCGCGCGGCAGCCCGGAGCGCGCGGCCGGCGCGAAGGCCTACCTCAAGAGCGAGCTTGACTTCCTCGGTGTCGACGCGGGCGGGCTCCGCGCGGCTGCGCGGGAGCTGCTGGAGCACCACCCCGAGCTCGATCACGACCAGCTGGTGGTGCTCGTGCGCGCGCTGTGGGATGAGCCGGTCTTCGACTTGAGGGCCCTTGGCGTGGCGCTGCTCGAGCGGCGCCACCGCGGGCTCGGCGCGGACGATCTCGAGCTGGTCGAGGCGCTGCTGCGAAGCTCCGGCACCTGGGCGCTGGTCGACTGGATCTGCACCAAGGTGGCGGCGCCGGTCGTCGCCCGCACGCCGCACGCGGACCGGCCGCTCGAGCGCTGGTCGCGCGACCCCGACTTCTGGCTGCGGCGCGCCTCCCTGCTGGCGCAGCTGCCCGAGCTGCGCGCCGGCCGCGGTGACTTCGCGCTGTTCGCGCGCCTGGCGTCGGGCATGGTCGAAGAGCGGGAGTTCTTCATCCGCAAGGCGATCGGCTGGGTGCTGCGCGACGTTTCGAGAAAGCGGCCGCAGCTCGCCTTCGCCTTCCTCGCCGAGCACATCGACCGGATCTCCGGTCTGACCTTGCGCGAGGGGTCGAAGCACCTGACCGCGGAGCAGCGGCGGGAGCTCCAGCGCCTGCGGTCCTCGCGCCCAGAGCCGTAG
- the proC gene encoding pyrroline-5-carboxylate reductase: MALNNERIAVVGCGVMGEAMVKGLLHERLVRPDQIVVSHPREERCRDIAERYGVRTTTGNRAAAEGATLVVIAVKPQLFDEVAAELKGAVLDRALVVTIVAGIRMAHVIEVLDATRVARVMPNTPGQIGRGISVWTATDAVDADGRHRVRALLSALGVEELVRHENELDMATALSGTGPAYVFLFMEALIDAGVHLGFSRRLASKLVYETVRGSVEFAASNTLHPAELRNQVTSPGGTSAEAQAQLERGRLRTVLSDAVWAAYRRCVQLGELAQSGVSHRQAPATAPSDD, translated from the coding sequence GTGGCACTCAACAACGAACGGATTGCGGTGGTCGGCTGCGGGGTCATGGGCGAGGCCATGGTCAAGGGCCTGCTCCACGAGCGGCTGGTCCGTCCGGACCAGATCGTCGTGTCGCACCCGCGCGAGGAGCGTTGCCGCGACATCGCCGAGCGCTACGGCGTTCGAACCACGACCGGCAACCGGGCCGCGGCCGAGGGCGCCACCCTGGTGGTGATCGCGGTCAAGCCGCAGCTCTTCGACGAGGTGGCGGCCGAGCTGAAGGGCGCGGTGCTCGACCGGGCTCTCGTCGTCACCATCGTCGCCGGCATCCGCATGGCGCACGTGATCGAGGTTCTGGACGCCACCAGGGTGGCCCGCGTCATGCCCAACACGCCCGGGCAGATCGGCCGCGGCATCTCGGTCTGGACCGCGACCGATGCCGTGGACGCCGACGGCCGCCACCGGGTGCGGGCGCTGCTGTCGGCGCTCGGCGTCGAGGAGCTCGTCCGCCACGAGAACGAGCTCGACATGGCGACCGCGCTGTCCGGCACCGGGCCGGCCTACGTCTTCCTGTTCATGGAGGCGCTGATCGACGCCGGGGTGCACCTCGGGTTCTCGCGGCGCCTCGCCTCGAAGCTCGTCTACGAGACCGTGCGCGGCTCAGTCGAGTTCGCAGCCAGCAACACCCTGCATCCGGCCGAGCTTCGAAATCAGGTCACCTCGCCGGGAGGCACCAGCGCCGAGGCCCAGGCCCAGCTCGAACGAGGAAGGCTGCGGACCGTGCTCTCGGATGCGGTGTGGGCAGCCTACCGCCGCTGCGTCCAGCTCGGCGAGCTCGCCCAGTCGGGCGTCAGTCACAGGCAGGCTCCGGCGACCGCGCCGAGCGACGACTGA
- a CDS encoding radical SAM protein: MRPILDIRTAKIAVELTSRCNLRCGMCPMGNLGRPEDDMPWWLVEKVAADFRANGIRVRWLHEMGEPLLYPRLAEAIDLFPGAGVSTNVMMLDGDYGRELLASSLSRIRLCVDTIDPKVYPQIRRGGDFSTVVANIRGFLEISKGRDIRVEIQRLVALQTAAESARDLEEFFHLDRYPQAAVIEKTCEGLDTADATDFHEAYYGCFQGYPFRWFVVLSDGRVTHCCYDWDGSQPIGDMKTQTVVEILAANTVERYLAAFKAKDWQTLPRCGECYRNSSGKAVVMDQLLQIGHKLERVLPVKQVARRIINRS, from the coding sequence GTGAGACCGATTCTCGACATCCGCACGGCCAAGATCGCCGTCGAGCTCACCAGCCGCTGCAACCTGCGCTGCGGGATGTGCCCGATGGGCAACCTCGGCCGTCCCGAGGACGACATGCCGTGGTGGCTGGTCGAGAAGGTGGCGGCCGATTTCCGGGCCAACGGCATCCGGGTGCGCTGGCTGCACGAGATGGGCGAGCCGCTGCTCTACCCGCGGCTCGCCGAGGCCATCGACCTGTTCCCCGGCGCCGGCGTCTCGACCAACGTCATGATGCTCGACGGGGACTACGGCCGCGAGCTGCTGGCGAGCTCGCTTTCCCGCATCCGGCTGTGCGTCGACACCATCGACCCGAAGGTCTACCCGCAGATCCGCCGCGGCGGCGACTTCTCAACCGTGGTCGCCAACATCCGAGGGTTCCTCGAGATCTCGAAGGGCCGCGACATCCGGGTCGAGATCCAGCGCCTGGTTGCCCTGCAGACCGCGGCCGAGAGCGCCCGCGACCTCGAGGAGTTCTTCCACCTCGACCGTTACCCGCAGGCGGCGGTGATCGAGAAGACCTGCGAGGGCCTCGACACCGCCGACGCCACCGACTTCCACGAGGCCTACTACGGCTGCTTCCAGGGCTACCCGTTCCGCTGGTTCGTGGTGCTCTCCGACGGCCGCGTCACCCACTGCTGCTACGACTGGGACGGCTCGCAGCCGATCGGCGACATGAAGACGCAGACGGTTGTTGAGATCCTCGCCGCCAACACCGTCGAGCGCTACCTGGCGGCCTTCAAGGCCAAGGACTGGCAGACCCTGCCCCGCTGCGGCGAGTGCTATCGGAACAGCTCCGGCAAGGCTGTGGTGATGGACCAGCTGCTGCAGATCGGCCACAAGCTCGAGCGGGTGCTGCCGGTCAAGCAGGTGGCGCGCCGGATCATCAATCGCTCGTAG
- a CDS encoding glycine C-acetyltransferase: MFDSYRAQLRDELDAIRQAGTFKAERIISSPQGAAIRVPQGDVINFCSNNYLGLADNPEIVAAAREALEERGFGMASVRFICGTQDLHKELERTISRFNDTDDTILYSSCFDANGGLFETILDDHDAIISDQLNHASIIDGVRLCRADRFRYANSDMAELEEILRQTQGHRRRMIATDGVFSMDGYLAKLDEICDLAERYNAMVMVDDSHATGYIGRTGRGTPEHCGVQGRVDVITSTLGKALGGASGGYITGHQEIIDLLRQRSRPYLFSNTLMPALAAAGIKVFEMLSATTALRDRLMDNTRHFRAGLGELGFDLLPGETAIVPVMLYDARLASTFADEMLGEGIYVIGFSYPVVPQGQARIRVQISAAHEREHLDRAVAAFGTVGKRLGVI, from the coding sequence ATGTTCGACAGCTACAGGGCGCAGCTGCGCGACGAGCTGGACGCGATCCGGCAGGCCGGGACGTTCAAGGCCGAGCGCATCATCTCGTCGCCCCAGGGGGCGGCGATCCGGGTTCCCCAGGGCGACGTCATCAACTTCTGCTCGAACAACTACCTCGGCCTCGCGGACAACCCGGAGATCGTCGCCGCCGCCCGCGAGGCGCTCGAGGAGCGCGGCTTCGGCATGGCCTCGGTGCGCTTCATCTGCGGCACCCAGGACCTCCACAAGGAGCTCGAGCGGACGATCTCCCGTTTCAACGACACCGACGACACCATCCTCTACTCGTCCTGCTTCGACGCCAACGGCGGCCTGTTCGAGACCATCCTGGACGACCACGACGCGATCATCTCCGACCAGCTCAACCACGCCTCGATCATCGACGGCGTGCGCCTGTGCAGGGCCGACCGGTTTCGCTACGCCAACTCGGACATGGCCGAGCTCGAGGAGATCCTGAGGCAGACCCAGGGCCACCGGCGACGGATGATCGCCACCGACGGGGTCTTCTCGATGGACGGCTATCTGGCGAAGCTCGACGAGATCTGCGACCTGGCGGAGCGCTACAACGCGATGGTGATGGTGGACGACTCGCACGCCACCGGCTACATCGGCCGCACCGGGCGCGGCACTCCCGAGCACTGCGGCGTCCAGGGCCGGGTCGACGTCATCACGTCGACCCTCGGCAAGGCGCTCGGAGGCGCGTCGGGCGGCTACATCACCGGCCACCAGGAGATCATCGACCTGCTTCGCCAGCGCTCCCGTCCCTATCTATTCTCCAACACCCTGATGCCGGCGCTGGCCGCGGCCGGCATCAAGGTCTTCGAGATGCTGTCGGCCACCACCGCCCTGCGGGACCGGCTGATGGACAACACCCGCCACTTCCGCGCCGGGCTCGGCGAGCTCGGCTTCGACCTCCTGCCGGGGGAGACGGCGATCGTGCCGGTGATGCTCTACGACGCGAGGCTGGCCTCGACCTTTGCCGACGAGATGCTGGGCGAGGGGATCTACGTGATCGGCTTCTCGTACCCGGTGGTGCCGCAGGGGCAGGCGCGGATCCGGGTCCAGATCTCCGCCGCCCACGAGCGGGAGCACCTTGACCGCGCCGTTGCGGCCTTCGGCACGGTGGGCAAGCGGCTCGGGGTGATCTGA